In Candidatus Saccharimonadia bacterium, a single genomic region encodes these proteins:
- a CDS encoding helix-turn-helix transcriptional regulator produces the protein MNTPDLPRPMNPAEFYALLALSRGDTYGYALKAIMRNDSLGGVVVGDNKIYRLLERLVDEAWVDEAGSQPAGPSGKPRRHYAITVHGQLRLKEELQRLEHAARIGRAAGLMDDSTPLDIQRLLLEAAR, from the coding sequence ATGAATACGCCAGATTTGCCGAGGCCAATGAATCCGGCTGAGTTTTATGCGCTGTTGGCGCTGAGTCGTGGCGATACGTATGGGTATGCGCTGAAGGCGATTATGCGAAATGATTCTTTGGGGGGTGTGGTGGTAGGAGATAACAAAATTTATCGCTTGTTGGAGCGATTAGTGGACGAAGCCTGGGTGGATGAAGCAGGTTCGCAGCCGGCGGGGCCGTCGGGCAAGCCGCGTCGGCATTATGCGATTACGGTGCATGGACAATTGCGGTTGAAGGAGGAATTGCAGCGGCTGGAACATGCTGCCAGGATTGGTCGAGCGGCTGGGCTGATGGATGACTCGACGCCGCTGGATATTCAGCGATTGTTGCTAGAAGCGGCTCGTTAG
- a CDS encoding KGG domain-containing protein, whose amino-acid sequence MAGTQSGGRKAAATNKQRYGLNFYEQIGRKGGKISRGGGFATNRSLAVEAGRKGGKASRRTKTNADIAA is encoded by the coding sequence ATGGCAGGTACCCAGAGTGGTGGCCGCAAAGCCGCCGCGACCAACAAACAGCGCTACGGTCTCAACTTTTACGAGCAGATTGGCCGCAAAGGCGGTAAAATTTCTCGCGGAGGAGGCTTTGCGACCAACCGCAGTCTCGCCGTAGAGGCTGGTCGTAAAGGCGGTAAGGCTTCGCGCCGTACCAAGACCAACGCCGATATCGCCGCGTAA
- a CDS encoding TrmH family RNA methyltransferase, with product MNDFTLQLILSDLRGAGNVGAILRTADATAVECVYACGYTPYPRQATGDSRPPHVIASNTRAIAKTALGAELTIPVRHRPDTLTAISEAKHNGFTIIMLEQAETSLNLFSFVPSSRRLALVVGNEVEGLSRELLAQASTILEIPMLGQKESLNVASAAAVALYRLRCLP from the coding sequence ATGAACGATTTTACCCTACAGCTCATCTTGAGCGATCTCCGCGGGGCCGGCAATGTCGGGGCAATCCTGCGCACCGCCGACGCCACCGCCGTAGAATGCGTCTACGCCTGCGGATACACCCCTTACCCCCGCCAAGCCACCGGCGACTCGCGGCCACCTCATGTCATAGCAAGCAACACCCGGGCCATTGCCAAGACCGCTCTGGGCGCCGAGCTCACCATACCGGTCCGGCACCGTCCCGATACGCTCACTGCCATTTCCGAAGCCAAGCATAACGGCTTCACCATCATCATGCTCGAACAAGCTGAGACGTCGCTGAACCTCTTTAGCTTCGTGCCCTCCAGCCGCCGCCTCGCCCTAGTAGTGGGCAACGAGGTCGAAGGCCTCAGCCGCGAACTGCTTGCTCAAGCCTCCACCATACTCGAAATACCCATGCTCGGCCAAAAAGAGTCGCTAAATGTCGCCTCAGCCGCCGCTGTCGCGCTCTACCGGCTCCGCTGCCTGCCATAA
- a CDS encoding cohesin domain-containing protein — MTNRSSESLLQAPSRVSKAFATLLMAVVVVTGFYVVAQTRADSHQLYLSPANGTVLQDNTVDVAVRMDSGTDPVNAVQANLTYDPAKFQFMSISSAGTAFPLEAQSTGGGGTVTIARATNGGGSPAVGDQLVATVTFKALASSGTADVVIASGSAVVRSTDNADILQSSGDASFTLAAGPTPTPTPTPTPTPTATPTPTPGATPTPTPTPTPTPTPTPAPGAANLYLSPSSGTVGVGADLVFDIREDSGATDVNAVQANFDYNTAYFEFVSITADKSDFGLQAAESGDNGQIRVARGTNAGSPAVSGARVVATVTLRPLMPGTWSVTPAGGSAVVRASDAVNILTGATGGSFTVSGMPGGVTATPAPATPAPVPVSVTGSKKPIPVAKTITVKTPALPQTTAVSYEVDGENANSTIDTTKLDDGTHTITATAKDANGNTSQVQQKVAVQNHGTQFTGVLAAAGKAAPWAGLGLLVIVGGIVGYSVYHRRRMSSMLGRGTSAAPTTEALGGNVYLPEDDTKK, encoded by the coding sequence ATGACCAACCGATCTTCTGAATCTTTACTGCAGGCGCCGAGCCGGGTGAGCAAGGCTTTCGCGACCCTGCTGATGGCCGTAGTGGTAGTGACGGGCTTTTATGTGGTGGCGCAGACGCGGGCCGATAGCCATCAGTTGTATCTGAGCCCGGCCAACGGAACGGTGCTTCAGGATAATACCGTGGACGTGGCGGTGCGGATGGATTCGGGCACTGACCCTGTGAATGCCGTACAGGCAAATTTGACGTATGATCCAGCAAAATTTCAGTTTATGAGCATTAGCTCGGCCGGTACGGCTTTCCCGCTGGAGGCCCAGAGCACGGGCGGTGGTGGCACGGTGACGATTGCGCGGGCCACGAACGGGGGCGGCTCGCCGGCAGTGGGAGACCAGCTGGTGGCGACGGTGACCTTTAAGGCCCTTGCGAGTTCAGGCACAGCCGACGTGGTGATTGCGAGTGGTTCGGCGGTGGTGCGAAGTACTGATAACGCCGATATTTTGCAGTCGAGCGGCGACGCCAGCTTTACCTTGGCCGCCGGACCGACGCCGACGCCCACACCAACCCCGACTCCTACGCCGACGGCGACGCCCACGCCCACCCCGGGTGCGACGCCTACACCCACCCCAACCCCGACGCCGACCCCTACACCCACGCCGGCTCCTGGCGCCGCCAACCTGTACCTGAGCCCCTCGAGCGGTACGGTGGGTGTGGGTGCTGATCTGGTCTTCGATATTCGGGAAGACTCGGGAGCGACCGACGTGAACGCGGTCCAGGCGAACTTCGATTACAATACTGCGTACTTTGAATTTGTATCGATCACGGCCGATAAGAGTGATTTTGGCTTGCAGGCGGCGGAATCTGGCGACAACGGCCAGATTCGGGTGGCTCGGGGCACGAATGCGGGTAGTCCGGCGGTGTCTGGCGCGCGCGTGGTGGCAACGGTGACGCTCAGGCCACTCATGCCGGGTACGTGGAGCGTGACGCCGGCGGGTGGTTCGGCGGTGGTGCGAGCATCTGACGCGGTTAATATTCTCACCGGCGCTACCGGCGGCAGCTTCACGGTTAGCGGCATGCCAGGTGGTGTGACGGCGACCCCGGCGCCGGCGACCCCGGCGCCCGTTCCGGTATCGGTGACGGGTAGCAAGAAGCCGATTCCGGTGGCCAAGACGATCACTGTGAAGACGCCGGCGTTGCCGCAGACTACCGCCGTTAGCTATGAGGTAGACGGCGAGAATGCCAATAGTACGATTGACACCACGAAGCTCGATGACGGGACTCACACTATTACGGCGACGGCGAAGGATGCCAACGGCAATACGTCGCAGGTGCAGCAAAAGGTGGCGGTGCAAAATCATGGCACGCAATTTACCGGCGTGTTGGCGGCAGCTGGCAAGGCGGCGCCGTGGGCGGGACTCGGCTTGCTCGTGATCGTGGGTGGAATCGTGGGATACTCGGTGTATCACCGTCGTCGGATGAGTTCGATGCTGGGACGGGGCACGTCGGCAGCGCCTACCACCGAGGCTTTGGGCGGCAACGTCTACTTGCCAGAAGATGATACCAAGAAGTAG
- a CDS encoding Ig-like domain-containing protein translates to MMLSNLSSLRRRITTVIAGLVLAVTGAVWSPVGNTVEAACTALPTDKGTVTMTVAVPSTGTYRVWSRIFAQNTTDNSFLMQADQTYCNISVGGGSAIAPSTWTWVDYQNGSTSTKVTMDLTTGNHTFVLAGQDPSVMVDRVILTTDTSCTPTGTGDNCATLPATATLTGASDGQTLTGGVPVGATVANASGVTKVDFYIDNTLFNSDTISPYCMTGTGASCGNVDTTQISNGAHVLKVTVTYAGGTLNATANVTISNTNPTTKPGDVNHDNSVNIFDLSILLGKWSTTDANADLNHSGNVDVFDLSILLSHWGS, encoded by the coding sequence ATGATGTTATCAAACCTCTCTAGCTTGCGTCGCCGGATCACAACTGTGATTGCGGGTCTTGTGTTGGCCGTGACGGGGGCGGTCTGGAGCCCGGTGGGCAATACGGTGGAAGCGGCCTGTACGGCGTTGCCGACCGATAAGGGTACGGTAACGATGACCGTGGCGGTGCCCTCGACTGGCACGTATCGGGTGTGGTCGCGGATATTTGCGCAAAATACCACCGACAACTCGTTTTTGATGCAGGCCGATCAAACCTACTGCAACATTTCGGTCGGTGGCGGATCGGCGATCGCGCCGAGCACCTGGACATGGGTGGATTATCAAAACGGAAGCACGAGCACTAAGGTAACCATGGACCTGACGACTGGCAACCATACCTTTGTGCTGGCGGGGCAAGATCCGAGTGTGATGGTTGACCGCGTGATTTTGACCACCGACACGTCGTGTACTCCCACGGGAACGGGCGACAATTGCGCTACGCTGCCGGCGACGGCGACGCTCACGGGGGCTTCGGACGGCCAAACCCTGACGGGTGGAGTGCCGGTGGGGGCGACGGTGGCCAACGCCAGCGGAGTGACCAAGGTGGACTTCTACATCGACAATACGCTCTTTAACAGCGATACCATCTCACCGTATTGCATGACGGGCACCGGGGCGAGCTGTGGTAATGTTGATACAACCCAGATCTCGAATGGCGCACACGTTTTGAAAGTTACTGTGACCTATGCGGGCGGCACGCTGAATGCTACGGCCAACGTGACGATATCGAACACGAATCCAACCACCAAGCCGGGTGACGTGAACCACGACAACTCGGTGAATATCTTCGACCTGTCGATCTTGCTCGGTAAATGGAGTACGACTGACGCGAATGCCGACTTAAACCACAGTGGTAATGTAGATGTATTCGACCTGAGTATCTTGCTATCACACTGGGGATCATAA
- a CDS encoding fibronectin type III domain-containing protein: protein MSKTTKVLRQARPFNVALAGLVTVAVVAVGFYVVATRAASGAATLSVVPSGAIVNNGTVFTVNVRENSGAATVNAVQANLTYPTAGLELVSIDASGSAFPLEAQSTGGSGSITLARATNGGQPPVSGDQLVATLTFKSLMTTGSAALTFVAGSAVVSSVDSTALTLTTVNGTYVPDTTAPTIPAGLQVTGKTGTSIATSWNAATDNLAVVAYNLYRDNVKIASPATTSFNDTGLVMGTTHTYAVTAVDAAGNESAKSSTVSATTPDTTAPSVPTGLSASPLAYDQVRLTWTASTDAGGSGLAGYKIYRNGGATSVGAAVTTTFTDTGLNGSTQYSYTITAYDGAGNESAKTTAVNATTPAQPDTTPPTTPTNFRTTATTLSSINLAWTASTDAVGVTGYQISRDGVVVASPTGTTFSDTGLTYGTTYAYTVKAKDAAGNLSAAATLSASTLPLKVGDINLDNQVNVFDLSILLSHWNMTGVSGDLNHDNQINIFDLSLLLSNWGK, encoded by the coding sequence TTGAGTAAGACGACAAAAGTGCTGAGACAAGCCAGGCCGTTTAATGTGGCGCTGGCTGGTTTGGTGACGGTGGCGGTAGTGGCAGTTGGTTTTTATGTGGTGGCGACGCGGGCGGCGAGCGGGGCGGCAACGCTGTCGGTGGTGCCGTCGGGGGCGATCGTGAATAACGGCACGGTTTTTACGGTGAACGTGCGAGAAAATAGTGGAGCGGCCACGGTTAACGCCGTGCAGGCTAATCTGACCTATCCGACGGCCGGGCTTGAGCTGGTGAGCATCGATGCCTCGGGCTCGGCGTTTCCGCTCGAGGCTCAATCGACCGGCGGGAGCGGCAGCATCACGCTGGCGCGAGCGACCAACGGTGGTCAGCCGCCGGTGTCGGGTGATCAGCTGGTGGCGACCTTGACCTTCAAGAGCCTCATGACGACCGGCTCGGCGGCGCTGACGTTTGTGGCGGGCTCGGCGGTGGTGTCGAGTGTTGACAGTACCGCGTTGACGCTGACGACGGTGAACGGTACGTACGTGCCCGACACGACGGCACCGACGATTCCGGCGGGTTTGCAGGTGACGGGTAAAACTGGTACGAGTATTGCTACGAGCTGGAACGCGGCTACCGACAACCTGGCAGTGGTGGCCTACAACCTCTATCGCGACAATGTGAAGATTGCCTCTCCCGCTACGACGAGCTTCAACGATACCGGCCTCGTGATGGGAACCACGCACACCTACGCGGTGACGGCGGTGGACGCGGCGGGCAATGAATCGGCGAAGTCGAGCACGGTGAGCGCCACCACGCCCGACACGACGGCGCCCTCGGTGCCCACGGGCCTCTCGGCCTCGCCGCTGGCGTATGATCAGGTGCGGCTGACGTGGACGGCCTCCACCGATGCCGGTGGTTCGGGGCTGGCGGGGTACAAGATCTATCGCAACGGTGGCGCTACCTCGGTGGGCGCGGCGGTCACGACGACCTTTACGGATACGGGACTCAATGGCAGCACACAGTATAGCTACACAATTACGGCCTACGACGGTGCGGGTAACGAGAGCGCCAAGACTACGGCCGTGAACGCGACGACGCCGGCGCAGCCAGACACTACGCCCCCGACCACGCCGACCAACTTCCGCACCACGGCCACCACGCTGAGCTCGATTAACCTGGCCTGGACGGCCTCGACGGATGCGGTAGGCGTGACGGGTTATCAGATTAGCCGCGATGGGGTGGTGGTAGCTTCGCCTACCGGCACGACCTTCTCGGACACCGGTCTGACCTACGGTACGACCTACGCGTACACGGTGAAGGCCAAAGACGCGGCTGGCAACCTGTCGGCGGCGGCTACCTTGAGCGCCTCGACCTTGCCACTGAAGGTAGGTGATATCAATCTCGACAATCAGGTGAACGTATTCGACCTCAGTATTTTGCTGAGCCACTGGAATATGACGGGGGTGTCGGGTGACTTAAACCACGACAACCAGATCAACATTTTCGACCTCTCGCTGTTGTTATCAAATTGGGGAAAGTAG
- a CDS encoding DUF4082 domain-containing protein: protein MLVLALGTLGLSIPAAHAATTETIYTAANVPTTAGYLPDTAAVEVGAKVVPATTGTFDGGHFYHLADATGTYYVHLWTSSGTLLATGSVTGLASTGWQTVNFTTPGGALAPVNVTAGTTYVVSYLAPHGQYAYDGPSNPGNLNSAKTSAAGDLTEPASGTVGGNGLYKYPTVSGATSAFPANTTSGSNYWVDPVYTPGASAPPPPPPSGTHVHADAWLPTTPNVHDASAVATGMKFTSSTSGYITGLRFYKGAGNTGVHIGSLWATNVQHSLLASGTYVETASGWQDLVLTNPVPIEAGVTYIVSNWSAGGNYAYAADLGSGMSNPPLSAPAGNNGVYTYAAAATVPLKGTADGDYGVDVTFSTTGTQSTTQPAPRTGTVGAGSVLVLTDPTNAWTDDVCDALLPTQGYTCTRTDAANLTTASVLTPYHTVVLGDGVLLTSAQITLVNNWLTGTSGNHFIAMRPKENLNTLLGLGPRTGILPDAYVGIDTTQAPGLGNDPQPLQYHGVADKHALLSGTRAVATIWSDASTPTTFPAVTARPVGTGASLASAWLFDLSKSVAYTRFGNPALVGATGVSQLNTATVVPRLVDRFQDYLNPNKVAVPQADLQLRLLGNQIQQTGKFPAPSKWLFPSYPGTTGHAGGRIDAAVILTADNHSGGPIRYNDLVANHSPAGCTVAAWTCARDTTYLYPNTSITDAALKTATDNGAEIGPHIATSSGNCAQATSLADATSLVTATMAGLTAQYPLTTGAHPPTSTRTHCYAWPGTDSYNTAAQAERASGLTADTSTSCWPAEYIPTTGPCNLGSSAIPMQYTDANGVLSGVNQFLTQVTDENTGQIDKLDDLVANATGPLGFRGYFTALAHEDGWPESTTLYNNVWATAAAADIPVISAAQAQAFMTARAATGVANPTYAASTISFAVANSATNLLMTLPVKYGTKTLTGIKRGTTTLPFSVQTIDGTSVALVAPGTGTITATYA from the coding sequence TTGTTAGTTCTCGCACTTGGCACTCTGGGGCTGTCCATCCCGGCTGCGCACGCGGCCACGACCGAGACCATCTACACCGCCGCCAACGTCCCCACCACGGCCGGCTACCTGCCCGACACCGCCGCTGTGGAGGTGGGGGCCAAGGTCGTCCCGGCCACCACCGGAACCTTCGACGGTGGCCACTTCTACCACCTCGCCGACGCGACGGGGACCTACTACGTCCACCTGTGGACGAGCAGCGGAACCCTCCTCGCCACCGGCAGCGTGACGGGACTCGCCAGCACCGGCTGGCAGACCGTCAACTTCACCACCCCCGGCGGCGCCCTGGCGCCCGTCAACGTCACGGCCGGCACCACTTACGTGGTGTCGTACCTCGCCCCGCATGGTCAATACGCCTATGATGGTCCCAGCAATCCTGGCAACCTCAACAGCGCCAAGACCAGCGCGGCCGGCGATCTGACCGAACCAGCCAGCGGCACCGTCGGCGGAAACGGGCTCTACAAGTACCCCACCGTCAGCGGCGCCACCAGCGCGTTCCCGGCCAACACCACCAGCGGCAGCAACTACTGGGTCGACCCGGTCTACACGCCGGGCGCCTCAGCTCCGCCGCCGCCACCCCCGTCGGGCACGCACGTGCACGCCGACGCCTGGCTGCCCACCACGCCGAACGTCCACGACGCCAGCGCCGTGGCCACCGGCATGAAGTTCACCAGCAGTACCTCCGGGTACATCACCGGCCTGCGCTTCTACAAGGGCGCCGGCAACACCGGTGTGCACATCGGCTCGCTGTGGGCTACCAATGTTCAGCACTCGTTGCTGGCATCGGGCACCTACGTCGAAACCGCCTCCGGCTGGCAGGACTTGGTCCTGACCAACCCGGTGCCGATCGAGGCCGGCGTCACGTACATCGTGAGCAACTGGTCGGCAGGCGGCAACTACGCCTACGCGGCCGACCTCGGCAGCGGCATGTCCAACCCGCCGCTGTCGGCACCGGCCGGCAACAACGGCGTCTACACCTACGCGGCCGCCGCCACGGTGCCCCTCAAGGGTACCGCCGATGGCGACTACGGCGTCGACGTCACGTTCAGCACCACCGGCACGCAGTCCACCACCCAGCCCGCCCCGCGGACCGGCACAGTGGGCGCGGGCTCGGTGCTCGTGCTGACCGACCCCACCAACGCGTGGACCGACGACGTCTGCGACGCACTGTTGCCCACCCAGGGCTACACCTGCACGCGCACCGACGCCGCCAACCTCACGACCGCCAGCGTGCTCACCCCGTACCACACCGTGGTTCTGGGTGACGGCGTGCTCCTCACGAGCGCGCAGATCACGTTGGTGAACAACTGGCTGACCGGAACGTCCGGCAACCACTTCATCGCGATGAGGCCGAAGGAGAACCTCAACACCCTGTTGGGGCTCGGCCCGCGCACGGGCATCCTGCCCGACGCGTACGTGGGCATCGACACCACCCAAGCGCCCGGTCTCGGCAACGACCCCCAGCCGTTGCAGTACCACGGCGTGGCCGACAAGCACGCGCTCCTTTCGGGAACGCGCGCCGTCGCCACCATCTGGAGCGACGCCAGCACCCCCACCACCTTCCCCGCGGTTACAGCGAGGCCGGTGGGAACGGGCGCCAGCCTCGCTTCGGCCTGGTTGTTCGACCTCAGCAAGTCCGTGGCCTACACCCGCTTCGGCAATCCAGCCCTGGTGGGCGCCACCGGCGTCTCGCAGCTCAACACCGCCACGGTCGTCCCGCGGCTCGTCGACCGGTTCCAGGACTACCTCAACCCCAACAAGGTCGCGGTACCCCAGGCCGATCTGCAGCTGCGGCTCCTGGGCAACCAGATCCAGCAGACCGGGAAGTTCCCGGCGCCGAGCAAGTGGCTGTTCCCGTCGTATCCCGGCACTACCGGGCACGCGGGCGGCCGCATCGACGCCGCGGTCATCCTCACCGCCGATAACCACTCCGGCGGGCCGATACGATACAACGACCTCGTCGCCAACCACAGCCCAGCCGGCTGCACGGTAGCGGCCTGGACGTGTGCTCGCGACACGACCTACCTCTACCCGAACACCAGCATCACCGACGCGGCCCTCAAGACCGCGACCGACAACGGGGCCGAGATCGGTCCCCACATCGCCACGAGCAGCGGCAACTGCGCCCAGGCCACCAGCCTGGCCGACGCCACGTCGCTCGTGACCGCCACCATGGCCGGGCTGACGGCCCAGTACCCCCTCACCACGGGGGCCCACCCGCCCACCTCGACCCGAACCCACTGCTACGCATGGCCGGGCACCGACTCGTACAACACCGCCGCCCAGGCGGAGCGAGCGAGCGGGCTCACCGCCGACACCAGCACCTCGTGCTGGCCGGCGGAGTACATCCCGACCACCGGACCGTGCAACCTCGGCAGTTCGGCGATCCCGATGCAATACACCGATGCGAACGGTGTGCTGTCCGGGGTGAATCAGTTCCTGACCCAGGTCACGGACGAGAACACCGGACAGATCGACAAGCTCGACGATCTGGTGGCAAACGCCACCGGTCCGCTGGGCTTCCGCGGGTACTTCACCGCCCTGGCCCACGAGGACGGCTGGCCCGAGTCCACCACGTTGTACAACAACGTGTGGGCAACGGCAGCCGCTGCCGACATCCCGGTGATCTCCGCGGCTCAGGCCCAGGCCTTCATGACGGCCCGGGCGGCGACGGGCGTGGCCAACCCCACGTACGCCGCTTCCACCATCAGCTTCGCGGTCGCGAACTCCGCGACCAACCTGCTGATGACACTCCCGGTGAAGTACGGCACCAAGACCCTCACCGGCATCAAGCGTGGCACCACCACGCTGCCGTTCTCGGTCCAGACCATCGACGGCACCTCGGTCGCCCTCGTCGCCCCCGGCACGGGCACCATCACCGCCACCTACGCGTAG
- a CDS encoding FAD-binding protein, whose translation MNEQTLAPLKDRIKGQVVLPTSPQYAQLRRGFNHTGSPAVIVQCASDEDVASAIKFARDHTLTLSVRCGGHSFSGLSTNNGGLVIDLSPLSQIEILDPRQHLVRIGGGAKWGAVAAELGTRGLGLSSGDTNSVGVGGLTLGGGIGWLVRKYGLAIDSLEAAQIVTADGRSLRVSATEYPDLFWAIRGGGGNFGVVTSFDFRAHPLITIVGGLATYPVAEMKQVLQGWAAYLRIAPEELNSTLTIMPGFGPQMPPQIMLGICYGGEDEAGANHAIKPLLELGTLQHQTIQKKPYHEMLEDAKPPSADFRATTQDGFIKTLSDDVIAVIAAAYGKPGTPIVQIRSLDGAVARVSPEATAFAHREYEAFIMAASLVPTATTDAEARRISQAAWLPLQPFAHGAYINFQTAVDTASVAAAYPPATYARLATVKAAYDPENLFNQNANIKPAAA comes from the coding sequence ATGAACGAACAAACACTAGCTCCATTGAAAGACCGTATCAAAGGCCAGGTTGTCCTGCCCACCTCCCCCCAATACGCCCAGCTGCGTCGCGGCTTCAATCACACCGGCAGCCCAGCCGTTATTGTCCAATGTGCCAGCGATGAAGATGTCGCTAGCGCTATTAAATTTGCCCGCGACCACACCCTCACCTTATCTGTGCGCTGCGGCGGCCACAGCTTCAGCGGACTCTCCACCAACAACGGCGGCCTCGTCATCGACCTCTCGCCGCTCAGCCAAATAGAAATCCTCGATCCGCGACAACACCTAGTCCGCATCGGCGGCGGCGCCAAATGGGGCGCGGTAGCCGCCGAGCTCGGCACTCGCGGCCTCGGCCTCTCGTCCGGCGACACCAATTCCGTCGGCGTCGGGGGCCTCACGCTCGGCGGCGGCATCGGCTGGCTAGTCCGCAAATACGGCCTGGCCATCGACAGCCTCGAAGCCGCCCAAATCGTCACCGCCGACGGCCGCAGCTTGCGCGTCAGCGCCACCGAGTACCCCGATTTGTTTTGGGCCATCCGCGGCGGTGGCGGCAATTTTGGCGTCGTCACGTCGTTCGACTTCCGCGCCCACCCACTCATCACCATCGTCGGCGGCCTGGCCACCTACCCCGTCGCCGAAATGAAACAAGTATTGCAAGGCTGGGCCGCCTACCTGCGCATCGCCCCCGAAGAGCTCAATTCCACCCTCACCATCATGCCCGGCTTCGGCCCCCAAATGCCACCCCAGATCATGCTCGGCATCTGCTACGGCGGTGAAGACGAAGCTGGGGCCAACCACGCCATCAAGCCCCTCCTCGAACTTGGCACGCTCCAGCACCAAACCATCCAAAAGAAGCCGTATCACGAGATGCTCGAGGACGCCAAGCCGCCGTCGGCGGATTTCAGAGCTACCACCCAAGACGGCTTCATCAAAACCCTCAGCGACGATGTCATAGCAGTCATCGCCGCCGCCTACGGCAAGCCGGGCACCCCCATTGTGCAAATCCGCAGCCTCGATGGCGCCGTTGCCCGGGTCAGCCCCGAAGCCACAGCCTTTGCCCATCGCGAGTACGAGGCATTCATCATGGCAGCGTCACTCGTACCCACCGCCACCACCGACGCCGAGGCCCGACGTATCAGCCAAGCCGCCTGGCTCCCCCTACAGCCCTTCGCCCACGGCGCCTACATTAATTTCCAAACCGCAGTCGACACCGCCAGCGTAGCCGCCGCCTATCCGCCCGCCACCTACGCTCGCCTGGCCACCGTCAAAGCCGCGTACGATCCCGAGAACCTCTTCAATCAAAACGCCAACATCAAACCGGCGGCGGCTTAA
- a CDS encoding MBL fold metallo-hydrolase, which produces MKITKLGHACLVVEEGEAQILIDPGAYSQGFEGLRELDAVLVTHQHADHVTPEALAKIRQNNPGIAVYADEGTVEVMAGRGDVDVKPVHAGEEFDVAGVKVKVFGSDHAVIHPTIPGIENVGYMIAARFFYPGDNFTQPGDPVEVLALPFGAPWLKVSEVIDYVMAVKPLVAIPVHDAVLAIPQMNVAIVKRFTDPASIELRVVENGTTTEV; this is translated from the coding sequence ATGAAGATTACGAAATTGGGTCACGCTTGTTTAGTGGTGGAAGAAGGGGAGGCCCAGATTTTGATCGACCCGGGGGCATACTCGCAGGGATTCGAAGGCCTGCGTGAGCTTGATGCGGTGCTTGTAACGCATCAGCATGCGGATCATGTGACGCCGGAAGCGTTGGCTAAGATTCGGCAAAATAATCCGGGGATCGCGGTGTACGCGGATGAGGGGACGGTGGAGGTAATGGCCGGCCGCGGAGATGTGGACGTGAAGCCGGTGCACGCCGGGGAAGAATTTGACGTGGCGGGCGTGAAGGTGAAGGTGTTTGGGAGCGACCATGCGGTGATCCACCCGACGATTCCGGGAATTGAGAATGTGGGCTATATGATAGCGGCGCGGTTTTTCTACCCGGGTGACAATTTTACTCAGCCCGGAGACCCGGTGGAGGTGTTGGCGCTGCCGTTTGGGGCGCCCTGGCTGAAGGTGAGTGAGGTTATTGACTACGTGATGGCGGTGAAGCCGCTGGTGGCGATTCCGGTGCACGACGCGGTGCTGGCGATACCGCAGATGAATGTGGCGATTGTGAAGCGGTTTACGGACCCGGCGAGCATCGAGCTGCGGGTGGTGGAGAACGGGACGACGACCGAGGTTTAA